In Geminocystis sp. NIES-3708, a single window of DNA contains:
- a CDS encoding thioesterase family protein, which translates to MTKFKYQRKIFFADTDAAGVVYFANLLSICHEAYEEFLTNFYINLQDFFSSNIIAIPIIHAEIDFFKPIFCGDLIIINLNIKLINNKVFEISYKIYKDDILIATALTRHICINPQTRKTQEIPVIIKDNLSI; encoded by the coding sequence ATGACTAAATTTAAGTATCAAAGAAAAATTTTTTTTGCTGACACTGACGCCGCAGGTGTGGTATATTTTGCGAACTTGTTATCTATTTGTCATGAAGCCTATGAAGAATTTTTAACTAATTTTTATATTAATTTACAAGATTTTTTTAGCAGTAATATAATTGCTATTCCTATTATTCACGCTGAAATAGACTTTTTTAAACCTATTTTTTGTGGTGATTTAATTATCATCAATCTTAACATAAAATTAATTAATAATAAAGTTTTTGAAATCAGCTATAAAATTTATAAAGATGATATTTTAATTGCTACTGCTTTAACTCGACATATTTGCATAAATCCACAAACTAGAAAAACTCAAGAAATTCCAGTTATTATCAAAGATAATTTGTCAATTTAA